The following coding sequences lie in one Cronobacter universalis NCTC 9529 genomic window:
- the chiP gene encoding chitoporin ChiP, whose translation MRSLRYKRSGVALAVASVTALGCLCSPPAHAAGFIDDSTLTGGIYYWQRERDRKDVAEDKYKTNLSHSTWNANLDFQSGFAADMFGLDLAAFTAIEMAENGDSGHPNEIAFSSSNKAYDEDWSGDKSGISLYKAAGKFKYGPLWARAGWLQPTGQTLLAPHWSFMPGTYQGAEAGANFDYGEAGALSFSYMWTNEYKSPWHLEMDKFYQNDRTTRVDYLHSIGAKYDFKNSLVLEAAFGQAEGYIDQYFAKASYNFSLAGSALSTSYQFYGARDKASNGSINDIYDGTAWLQALTFGYKIGQVDLRLEGTWVSAEGQQGYFLQRMTPTYASSNGRLDIWWDNRSDFNADDEKAVFFGAMYDLKNWNLPGFALGASYVYAWDAKPSTLPTTDGYYDPNYRLKESAYSLDAVYTLQDGRAKGTMFKLHFTQYDNHSDIPSYGGGYGNIFQDERDVKFIVTAPFTIF comes from the coding sequence ATGCGTTCGTTGAGATACAAACGTAGCGGCGTCGCGCTGGCTGTCGCCAGCGTCACCGCGCTGGGCTGCTTATGCAGCCCGCCCGCTCACGCCGCGGGGTTTATAGATGACTCCACGTTAACCGGCGGCATCTATTACTGGCAGCGCGAGCGCGACCGTAAAGATGTCGCGGAAGATAAATACAAAACTAACCTGTCGCATTCCACCTGGAACGCAAACCTCGATTTCCAGTCAGGGTTTGCCGCCGATATGTTCGGGCTTGACCTCGCCGCGTTCACGGCCATCGAAATGGCGGAAAACGGCGACAGCGGACACCCCAATGAAATCGCGTTCTCTTCCAGCAATAAAGCCTACGACGAAGACTGGTCCGGCGATAAAAGCGGTATCAGCCTCTATAAAGCAGCCGGTAAATTTAAATATGGCCCGCTCTGGGCCCGGGCTGGCTGGCTGCAGCCTACCGGCCAGACACTGCTGGCGCCGCACTGGAGCTTTATGCCCGGCACCTATCAGGGCGCGGAAGCGGGCGCGAATTTTGACTACGGCGAGGCGGGCGCGTTGAGCTTTTCGTACATGTGGACCAACGAATATAAATCGCCGTGGCATCTGGAGATGGACAAGTTTTACCAGAACGACAGAACCACCCGCGTGGATTATCTCCACTCCATCGGCGCGAAATACGATTTTAAAAACTCGCTGGTGCTCGAAGCGGCTTTTGGTCAGGCGGAAGGTTATATCGATCAATACTTTGCGAAAGCGAGCTACAACTTTTCCCTTGCGGGTAGCGCGCTCTCTACCAGTTATCAATTTTACGGCGCGCGCGATAAAGCCAGTAACGGCAGTATCAATGATATCTACGACGGCACCGCCTGGCTTCAGGCGCTGACGTTTGGCTATAAAATAGGCCAGGTCGATCTGCGTCTGGAAGGCACCTGGGTGAGCGCCGAAGGGCAGCAGGGCTATTTTCTGCAGCGCATGACGCCCACTTACGCCTCTTCCAACGGGCGGCTGGATATCTGGTGGGATAACCGCTCCGATTTTAACGCCGATGACGAAAAAGCCGTGTTCTTCGGCGCGATGTATGATCTCAAAAACTGGAACCTGCCTGGTTTTGCGCTCGGCGCGTCATACGTTTACGCCTGGGATGCGAAACCCTCCACACTCCCGACCACCGATGGCTACTACGATCCCAACTATCGCCTGAAAGAGTCCGCTTACAGTCTGGATGCGGTTTACACCCTGCAGGACGGCCGCGCCAAAGGCACGATGTTCAAACTGCATTTCACCCAGTACGACAACCATTCCGACATCCCGAGCTACGGCGGCGGTTACGGCAACATCTTCCAGGATGAACGCGACGTGAAATTTATCGTCACGGCGCCGTTCACGATTTTCTGA